Below is a window of Candidatus Viadribacter manganicus DNA.
CGCCTTGATCATCATCGAACGGCGCACCGCTTGGCTGGGCAAACTCAAGCCAATCTGGGGCGCGCCGCTGATGCTTGCGATAGCCGCGCCTTGGTACGTAGCCATCGGTATCTCAACACACGGAGATTTCTTTCGAACCGCGGTTGGGTACAGCGTTCTCGGCAAATTAACCCAAGCCCACCAATCGCACGGCGGCTTTCCAGGATATCACTTGGCGCTGTGGCCGGTTTTGTTTTGGCCCGGCAGTCTGTTCGCAATCTTGTCAGCGCCCTTTGTTTGGCTGGAACGCAAATCCGCCGGGGTGCGGTTTTGTCTGGCGTGGATCGTACCTGCCTGGCTTGTCTTCGAATTTTCCGGAACGAAGTTGCCTCACTATACGCTGCCGCTTCTTCCGGCGTTCGCGATACTGGCCGCGGCCGGATTGGTTCACGCAGACCGCCTACGCTTCTTCGCCCGCCCATGGCTCTTCGCCATCGCGACTTTGATCTGGCTCCTCGCCGGGGCGGCCATCACGATCGGACCTTTGGCTTTGGCATTCCATTTCCAGGGTTCGGTCACGCCCTATTGTGTCGCACTGGCGAGCGCGGCGATTGTCTCAGCGCTCGCAGCCTTATGGCTCGTGGCCAAGGGACGTTTGCGCGCAGCTCTCGTGGCGGCGGTGGCAAGCGCCGCGATCGTCTCGGTCAACAATTACGGAATAGTCGTTCCGAGCCTCGACCGGGCGTTCATATCTTCGCGTCTTGTGTCAGCGCTCAACCAAGCCCAACGCTGTGACAACACCAGCGTTGTCAGTTTTTCCTATCGCGAGCCAAGCCTCGTCTTCTTATACGAGCGCGGGCAGATTTTTTATCCTGACACACTTGATGAAGCCGCCCAGAACGCCTTTGAAGACCCCACCTGCACGCTCATTCTGGCGGACGTTGGCGACGGGGAATTCCTGAATGTTGTGACGCAAGCAGGCGGGGCGATTGAACCCGTAGCTGAAGTTGCAGGATCAAATTACAGCACCGGCGAAGAGGTCGTCCTCACGATCTACAGGCTGGACGCGGATTAATAGCTTGCGCGCCAGCAACCAAAACTATCGGCACG
It encodes the following:
- a CDS encoding ArnT family glycosyltransferase gives rise to the protein MSVLINQIKNAVSSKRGMALLLLVLALTMLLPGQASIPPIDRDEPRFAQASRQMIESGDFVEVRYQDTPRNLQPAGIYWLQVAAVSVFGDVDAREIWPHRMPSWLSAIGVVFVTWWLGALLFGPLTGRFAAALIASCVLLGIEAHIAKIDATLCFAVLLAEASLAKIYLSRDSQERTSRWAALFWIALGVGILLKGPIPLMIVGGTILALIIIERRTAWLGKLKPIWGAPLMLAIAAPWYVAIGISTHGDFFRTAVGYSVLGKLTQAHQSHGGFPGYHLALWPVLFWPGSLFAILSAPFVWLERKSAGVRFCLAWIVPAWLVFEFSGTKLPHYTLPLLPAFAILAAAGLVHADRLRFFARPWLFAIATLIWLLAGAAITIGPLALAFHFQGSVTPYCVALASAAIVSALAALWLVAKGRLRAALVAAVASAAIVSVNNYGIVVPSLDRAFISSRLVSALNQAQRCDNTSVVSFSYREPSLVFLYERGQIFYPDTLDEAAQNAFEDPTCTLILADVGDGEFLNVVTQAGGAIEPVAEVAGSNYSTGEEVVLTIYRLDAD